A window of Solea senegalensis isolate Sse05_10M linkage group LG20, IFAPA_SoseM_1, whole genome shotgun sequence contains these coding sequences:
- the dpm3 gene encoding dolichol-phosphate mannosyltransferase subunit 3, with protein MTKLVEWLLGVTLVVAAWALVTWDLLDLRLPQTYRDVAWPMPLYLLVTFGCYSLATVGYRVATFNDCDEAALELQEQIKEAKEDLRKKGLKI; from the coding sequence ATGACTAAACTGGTGGAGTGGCTCCTCGGTGTGACGCTGGTGGTCGCTGCTTGGGCTCTGGTCACTTGGGACCTACTGGACCTGCGGCTGCCGCAGACTTACAGAGACGTTGCCTGGCCCATGCCGCTGTATCTGCTGGTGACATTTGGCTGCTACTCACTGGCCACCGTGGGATACAGGGTGGCCACGTTTAATGACTGTGATGAGGCAGcgctggagctgcaggagcagatTAAAGAAGCCAAAGAGGAC